Proteins co-encoded in one Desulfovibrio inopinatus DSM 10711 genomic window:
- a CDS encoding S24 family peptidase — protein sequence METRPNNSTSLNEGMGNDYEKIINLLRKEAENAGSLDKLASRLKTTRSTLSKIFTKGRRPNASDFLDWLEILGGKVVFPEDIKNQSREVCFVDAKIVGAESGYPQPLPEPYLAVPLADGPVAAGRGMVPSDGIKSWVLVFRNHPSVRFRSNLVAVEIGKGQESMIPLLHPNDIVLVDKDDFRPEPNGGIFLIREPDDSVSIKRVFVKRKDSEIMLNFVSQNPDILSYPPLLYGLNEHYGGDISRAIIGRCVWAWSDLTRK from the coding sequence ATGGAAACTCGACCAAACAACTCGACATCGTTAAATGAAGGAATGGGAAACGATTATGAAAAGATTATAAATTTGCTTCGAAAAGAGGCAGAAAATGCAGGAAGCCTTGACAAGCTTGCATCAAGGCTGAAGACGACGCGATCAACGCTTTCTAAAATTTTTACAAAGGGGAGGCGTCCCAATGCTTCTGACTTTTTGGATTGGCTAGAAATCCTTGGCGGGAAAGTCGTTTTCCCTGAAGATATAAAAAATCAATCCCGCGAAGTCTGCTTTGTCGATGCCAAGATCGTTGGCGCTGAAAGCGGATACCCTCAGCCTCTCCCAGAACCTTATCTAGCCGTCCCCCTGGCAGACGGACCCGTTGCTGCCGGGCGCGGGATGGTTCCAAGTGATGGGATAAAGTCGTGGGTTCTGGTTTTCAGAAATCATCCGAGCGTTCGATTTAGATCGAACCTTGTGGCGGTCGAAATCGGCAAGGGGCAAGAGTCCATGATTCCATTGCTCCACCCGAACGATATCGTCCTTGTAGATAAAGATGACTTTCGCCCAGAGCCGAATGGCGGAATATTTCTTATCAGAGAGCCAGACGATTCAGTCTCGATCAAACGTGTGTTCGTCAAACGTAAAGACAGCGAGATCATGCTTAATTTTGTGAGTCAAAACCCAGACATACTCTCATATCCGCCATTATTATATGGTCTTAACGAGCATTACGGCGGCGACATCTCTCGTGCAATCATTGGTCGATGCGTGTGGGCTTGGTCGGATTTGACCAGAAAGTGA
- a CDS encoding DNA cytosine methyltransferase produces the protein MNFKIISLFTGGGGLDLGFEAHGFDPLVCVDYDSESCKTIRHNRPEWPVFEGVIEDFCCTGNVHGVIGGPPCQGFSTAGKGNPNDPRNNLWKHYFRIVEETKPLFIVLENVPGMLNAKNKHHFEEMVKSFEAHGYRVNYSILNASDFGVPQNRRRLVLVGGLGFEIKLPSPTVKREVTVREAIEDLLKTKRAPNHEPNKHAPHVVARWKKLKEGESDPNYRRARLYADRPSSTIRAGGGYGPNDDHLAGFHPPIHYKLPRQLTVRESARIQGFPDSWIFCGSKTAQGRQVGNAVPPPLANAVAKEVRKALTSYFSENGFIKAWLRFDEEQELCAM, from the coding sequence ATGAACTTCAAAATCATATCTCTTTTTACAGGGGGAGGCGGCCTTGACCTTGGATTTGAAGCCCATGGGTTTGATCCGCTTGTCTGTGTGGACTACGACTCTGAGTCTTGCAAGACCATTCGTCATAATCGTCCCGAGTGGCCTGTTTTTGAAGGGGTCATCGAAGACTTCTGCTGTACAGGAAATGTACATGGGGTAATCGGCGGACCTCCCTGTCAAGGCTTCAGCACAGCGGGAAAAGGAAATCCAAACGATCCACGCAATAACCTTTGGAAGCATTATTTTAGAATTGTTGAGGAAACAAAACCTCTTTTCATTGTGCTTGAAAATGTGCCTGGGATGTTGAATGCAAAGAATAAGCATCATTTCGAGGAAATGGTAAAATCCTTTGAGGCTCATGGCTACCGTGTTAATTACAGCATTTTAAATGCATCTGATTTTGGCGTACCTCAAAACAGAAGAAGGCTTGTTTTGGTTGGAGGCCTTGGATTTGAAATCAAACTTCCAAGTCCTACTGTAAAAAGAGAAGTCACTGTAAGGGAAGCAATAGAAGACTTGTTGAAAACGAAAAGAGCTCCAAATCACGAGCCTAATAAACATGCTCCTCATGTTGTTGCTCGTTGGAAAAAGTTGAAAGAAGGCGAATCTGACCCTAATTATCGAAGAGCAAGACTTTACGCAGACAGGCCTAGTTCTACAATACGAGCAGGCGGAGGTTACGGGCCGAATGATGACCACCTCGCTGGCTTTCACCCGCCTATCCATTATAAACTTCCCCGCCAGCTTACTGTGAGGGAATCAGCAAGGATTCAAGGCTTTCCTGACTCTTGGATTTTTTGTGGTTCGAAGACAGCTCAAGGCCGCCAAGTTGGAAATGCAGTACCACCGCCACTTGCAAATGCAGTCGCAAAGGAAGTCAGAAAGGCACTAACCAGTTATTTCTCTGAAAATGGTTTTATCAAAGCCTGGTTGAGATTTGATGAGGAACAGGAGCTTTGCGCTATGTAG
- a CDS encoding RecB family exonuclease, with translation MNPIRLRASSLKELMDCPARWEAKNIKGLRTPSGPNAVLGKAVHASTAVFDQSRMDGAGLTPDDAAGALVDEVYKPKEDVVWDDSSPKEVENIGLALHSLYCTTVSPNFEYAGVEILCTGLEITDLGLLLTGTTDRVVFSGVGHGIADVKTGKNVVGKDRTIKTQGYGLQIAIYELLAQAAMGVPITEPGTIIGLQAAKTDRGRRAGVTAVHGTRDILLGDEDHPGVLHHASRILHGGYFHGNPSSMMCGPKYCPIHQSCRYRA, from the coding sequence ATGAATCCCATCCGCCTCAGAGCGTCGAGCCTGAAGGAACTCATGGATTGCCCCGCACGGTGGGAAGCCAAAAATATAAAGGGGTTGAGAACTCCCTCCGGTCCCAACGCGGTACTCGGCAAAGCGGTTCATGCCTCCACCGCCGTCTTCGATCAAAGCCGCATGGATGGAGCCGGTCTCACACCCGACGATGCCGCCGGCGCTCTGGTCGATGAGGTCTACAAACCAAAAGAGGATGTCGTCTGGGACGACTCCAGCCCCAAAGAAGTTGAGAACATCGGTCTTGCCTTGCATTCGCTGTACTGCACCACGGTCTCACCAAATTTTGAATACGCCGGGGTTGAAATCCTCTGCACAGGGCTTGAAATCACGGACCTTGGACTCCTGCTCACCGGCACGACCGACCGAGTTGTTTTCTCCGGCGTCGGCCACGGCATCGCCGACGTGAAGACGGGAAAAAACGTTGTCGGCAAGGATAGGACGATAAAAACGCAAGGCTACGGTCTGCAAATTGCGATTTACGAACTGCTCGCCCAGGCCGCCATGGGCGTTCCCATCACCGAACCGGGAACCATTATTGGTCTCCAGGCCGCCAAGACGGATCGAGGACGCCGGGCAGGAGTCACCGCCGTCCACGGCACACGCGACATTTTGCTTGGCGACGAAGACCATCCCGGCGTGCTGCATCATGCTTCGCGCATCCTGCACGGCGGATATTTCCACGGCAACCCGAGCAGCATGATGTGTGGTCCGAAATACTGCCCGATCCACCAGTCTTGCCGGTATCGGGCCTGA
- a CDS encoding helix-turn-helix domain-containing protein: MNEHIEHQVLRGPNGEPQFAVIPWEIFVERFGADQDENVTIPHGVIVIEEERDCSLVRAWREYLGLTQADVAERMEITQSAYAQMESKDANLRPKTLKKISAAMDVDWRQLQD, encoded by the coding sequence ATGAACGAACATATTGAACACCAAGTTTTGCGGGGACCGAATGGAGAACCGCAGTTCGCCGTTATTCCGTGGGAAATATTTGTCGAACGGTTTGGGGCAGACCAAGACGAGAACGTCACCATCCCACATGGAGTCATTGTTATCGAAGAGGAACGTGATTGCTCTCTGGTACGAGCATGGCGTGAATACTTAGGATTAACTCAAGCCGACGTTGCCGAGCGGATGGAGATAACACAGTCAGCGTATGCGCAAATGGAATCGAAGGATGCCAATTTACGCCCTAAAACGCTCAAAAAAATTAGCGCAGCTATGGATGTCGACTGGCGTCAATTGCAGGACTAA
- a CDS encoding NotI family restriction endonuclease, protein MPNFGMAEQYGIPCEDLSENTWRLRANKHCPFVDAPCNKKGGVCTISDGSIYAICCPRRFREDGLMFKVVSELAFAKKGDMFAIGEVAFLQPVNNSSGAVGSIDNLIVLKDEGEIEDWCGIEIQAVYFSGRSMGGEIKHFEQKHELQAPASRRPDFRSSATKRLLPQLEIKVPTLRRWGKKMFVVVDQPFFDWMPEMEQAEHISNADICWIVFDLDRSVSPYKLRLSKAVMTTLEDSKEGLIAGVAPTKPSFEEKIEEKMARNEEVLWSTT, encoded by the coding sequence ATGCCTAATTTTGGAATGGCTGAACAATACGGCATACCATGCGAAGATTTGAGCGAAAATACCTGGAGGTTAAGAGCGAACAAACATTGTCCATTTGTGGATGCTCCTTGTAACAAGAAAGGTGGAGTATGCACTATTTCTGATGGATCTATATATGCGATTTGCTGTCCACGACGCTTCCGTGAGGACGGATTGATGTTTAAGGTTGTCTCAGAGTTAGCATTTGCCAAGAAAGGAGATATGTTTGCAATCGGAGAAGTTGCATTTCTTCAGCCAGTCAATAATTCTAGTGGGGCTGTAGGAAGTATCGATAATCTCATAGTTCTCAAAGATGAAGGGGAAATTGAAGATTGGTGCGGCATCGAGATCCAGGCAGTTTACTTTTCCGGTAGAAGCATGGGAGGGGAAATCAAGCATTTCGAGCAAAAACATGAGCTTCAAGCCCCTGCAAGCAGAAGACCTGATTTTAGGTCTTCTGCGACCAAACGTCTACTTCCTCAGCTTGAGATCAAAGTTCCTACATTGCGGCGGTGGGGGAAGAAAATGTTTGTAGTAGTAGATCAACCGTTCTTTGATTGGATGCCAGAAATGGAGCAAGCAGAACACATCTCTAATGCTGACATTTGTTGGATTGTTTTTGATCTTGACCGAAGTGTTTCTCCTTATAAACTTCGCTTAAGCAAAGCTGTAATGACAACGCTTGAAGATTCAAAAGAAGGTCTGATTGCAGGTGTTGCACCCACAAAACCTAGTTTTGAAGAAAAGATCGAAGAGAAAATGGCCCGAAATGAAGAAGTACTTTGGAGCACTACATAG
- a CDS encoding GIY-YIG nuclease family protein, whose product MEILEKYQTDLNLVISSQGDTLPCITLPLDDLASLDERDEWPAIYIFASVKQLGVIEEIQKHYTYDVSVVYIGQTDNLRRRMQQHSGQEHDGAKLPCARKHGATHVLVHFVDGVHEDRRIAFEQELIKRFAPVCNEQYAANALSAWLSALRK is encoded by the coding sequence GTGGAAATATTGGAAAAATATCAGACAGACCTCAACTTGGTGATCAGCAGCCAGGGGGACACGCTGCCATGTATCACTCTTCCCTTGGACGACCTCGCCAGTCTTGATGAAAGAGATGAATGGCCAGCAATCTACATTTTTGCATCCGTGAAACAACTTGGCGTCATTGAAGAAATACAAAAACATTACACATATGATGTTTCCGTCGTGTATATCGGACAAACCGACAACCTCAGAAGACGAATGCAACAACACAGCGGCCAAGAACACGACGGCGCAAAGTTGCCCTGCGCCCGAAAACATGGAGCAACCCATGTTTTGGTGCATTTTGTCGATGGCGTTCATGAGGATCGTCGCATTGCCTTCGAACAAGAGTTGATCAAGCGCTTTGCCCCTGTATGCAACGAGCAATACGCCGCCAATGCGCTTTCGGCATGGCTGTCCGCTCTTCGGAAGTAA
- a CDS encoding very short patch repair endonuclease, producing the protein MDVFDKEKRSKIMRNIKGKNTSIEIKLRKLIYSLGYRYRLHYASLPGKPDIVFPGRKKVIFIHGCFWHQHTWCKRGSKPKSNLEYWLPKLKKNVERDKKKQEEIMALGWNPLIVWECELKAKNREALIEKITSFLEEEE; encoded by the coding sequence ATGGATGTGTTTGACAAAGAGAAGCGCAGTAAGATTATGCGCAACATCAAAGGCAAGAACACATCCATTGAAATCAAACTAAGAAAGCTAATCTACTCTCTAGGCTATAGATACAGATTGCATTATGCATCCCTTCCTGGAAAACCTGACATTGTATTTCCAGGAAGAAAAAAAGTAATCTTCATCCATGGTTGTTTCTGGCACCAGCATACATGGTGCAAAAGAGGTTCAAAGCCGAAATCAAATCTTGAATATTGGCTTCCAAAGCTGAAAAAAAATGTTGAGAGAGACAAGAAAAAGCAAGAGGAAATCATGGCACTAGGATGGAATCCTCTTATTGTTTGGGAATGTGAGCTTAAAGCAAAAAATCGTGAAGCATTAATTGAGAAAATCACTTCTTTTTTAGAAGAGGAAGAGTAG
- a CDS encoding phage antirepressor KilAC domain-containing protein, which translates to MTDISIFEHPEFKSVRVTMIKGEPWFVAKDIAEALEYKWAGSATLAHVPELWKGVNSVLTPGGKQDLAVLSEQGVYFFLGRSDKPKALSYQMWLAGEVVPSIRKHGAYLTPARIEEVLTDPDTIIRLATNLKAEREQRLALEAQAQALEAERDRLRPKAEAADALLNAGNALPFSSIAKSLHKRFGIGRNRLFRILREKGVLMTNNEPKQVYLERHLFRVIERRFEVKGEMKVGTQTLVTQKGAQFIVGILSNLETQTI; encoded by the coding sequence ATGACTGACATCAGCATATTCGAGCATCCAGAGTTCAAGTCTGTCCGTGTCACGATGATCAAAGGGGAGCCGTGGTTTGTGGCCAAGGATATAGCAGAAGCCCTGGAGTACAAGTGGGCTGGATCGGCAACTCTGGCTCATGTTCCCGAACTGTGGAAGGGGGTCAATTCGGTTCTGACCCCTGGGGGAAAACAAGACCTGGCAGTCCTTTCTGAACAGGGCGTGTATTTCTTTCTCGGAAGAAGCGACAAGCCCAAAGCCCTTTCCTACCAAATGTGGTTGGCTGGCGAGGTTGTCCCGTCGATACGAAAACATGGTGCCTACCTGACCCCGGCCAGGATCGAAGAGGTTTTGACCGATCCCGACACGATCATTCGACTTGCCACGAATTTGAAAGCCGAACGCGAACAACGCCTCGCTCTGGAAGCCCAGGCTCAAGCCCTGGAAGCCGAGCGCGACCGCCTTCGCCCCAAGGCTGAAGCAGCCGACGCGTTGCTTAACGCGGGCAATGCTCTGCCCTTCAGCTCAATCGCCAAATCCCTGCACAAGCGTTTCGGTATCGGTCGCAATCGCCTGTTTCGCATTCTGCGCGAGAAAGGCGTTCTCATGACCAACAATGAGCCCAAACAAGTTTATCTGGAACGGCATCTTTTCCGGGTTATCGAACGTCGCTTTGAGGTTAAAGGCGAGATGAAGGTCGGTACCCAGACGCTTGTCACGCAAAAGGGTGCACAGTTTATTGTGGGCATTTTGTCAAACCTTGAAACACAGACAATTTGA
- a CDS encoding ribbon-helix-helix domain-containing protein codes for MTKGGKSPRISVSLPDKTYSEMTAIAEKYDISVAWLARHAIADFLSRYESEELQLRLPIPLKGKH; via the coding sequence GTGACAAAGGGCGGCAAATCTCCAAGGATTTCAGTAAGCCTGCCTGACAAGACCTATTCTGAGATGACGGCCATTGCTGAAAAGTACGACATCTCAGTTGCTTGGCTTGCCCGGCATGCTATAGCCGATTTTCTTTCTCGGTATGAATCGGAAGAATTACAGCTTCGGCTACCGATACCACTCAAAGGGAAGCATTGA
- a CDS encoding type II toxin-antitoxin system RelE family toxin yields MNEIEWTTKARRQFRRIDATQRKAILAAIGTLANWPDCHNVKSLVGRNDYRLRVGRYRVLFTICEDNEIRIIFIEEVKKRDERTY; encoded by the coding sequence ATGAATGAGATCGAATGGACCACGAAAGCACGTCGCCAATTTCGCCGGATTGATGCGACACAACGTAAAGCAATACTTGCCGCTATCGGGACACTGGCAAATTGGCCGGATTGCCACAACGTCAAGTCGCTCGTCGGAAGAAATGACTATCGCTTGCGTGTTGGACGCTACCGCGTACTCTTTACGATCTGCGAGGATAACGAAATTCGAATCATTTTCATTGAGGAGGTCAAAAAACGTGATGAACGAACATATTGA